One Salvia splendens isolate huo1 chromosome 22, SspV2, whole genome shotgun sequence DNA segment encodes these proteins:
- the LOC121786443 gene encoding probable LRR receptor-like serine/threonine-protein kinase At1g74360 isoform X1 produces the protein MSEDESDHLIRAAAASLLFFLLFTVTGELVIGQSSSLETDREILLQLQTFLKSQNPVAENRGKYTEWNSDGDTCAWPGVTCDNSTNRVSKIDLSGCNVAGELFANFSAFTELSHLDLSSNTIGGMIPDDLGRCRSLKFLNLSHNIIYGEINLTVLDNLEILDLSQNRIQAAIHLTIPENCTSLFVANISSNNFTGEVGDIFVNCRNLKFLDLSSNQLEGDIWSAFDRMEEISLSQNRFSGEVSASIFSPNCSLRSLDFSENNFTGEFPSQISNCRDLVMLTLWGNSFTGLIPKEIGFLPKIRALYLGGNNFSREIPESLVGLSNLKFLDLSRNSFGGEIQEIFGRLKQVKFLLLHKNSYVGGIHTSGVLQLPNIVRFDLSYNNFSGQLPVEISQMASLKYLILAYNGFSGGIPSEYGKLSGIQALDLSFNSLNGSIPNTFGNLRSLMWLMLANNSFSGEIPPELGNCSSLLWLNLANNKFSGALPVELTRIGRDVTPTFVLNRRESDEMPAGSGECTAMKRWIPADYPPFSFVYDLLTRKKCRILWDRILKGYGLFSVCSPGSNVRTMQISGYVQLGGNEFSGEIPAEIGDMLNFSMLHFGMNRFSGELPSELERMPLMVLNVTRNAFSGEIPPEIGNLKCLQNLDLSFNNFSGYFPGSLDNLSDLTKFNISYNPYISGSVPAIGQLATFDKWAFLGDPLLRLPPFISNETNGPGRSKGGRKDEPRGINVFLVVLALILAVLVCGILTLIVCLLIKKIPIESRGYLLEESKGVSSSSSSSPWRSDTIKVIRLDKTAFTHSDILRATRSFSDERIIGRGGSGTVYRGVLPDGREVAVKKLQSEGVEGEREFRAEMEMLSSNGLGWPHPNLVTLYGWCLNGSEKLLVYEYMEGGSLEDHITDRIGLNLQRRLEVAIDVAQALMFLHHECYPSIVHRDVKASNVLLDKDGKARVTDFGLARVVDAGGSHVSTMVAGTVGYVAPEYGQTWQATTKGDVYSYGVLVMELATGRRAVDGGEECLVEWAKRVMGDGQRRPGVPLPVALLISGLVDGADKMGELLRIGLWCTAETPHVRPNMKEVLAMLFRISCTEKDFAHASNFN, from the exons ATGTCAGAAGACGAATCAGATCACCTCatccgcgccgccgccgcctctctcctcttcttcctcctcttcacAGTCACAG GGGAGCTCGTGATTGGCCAATCATCATCGCTAGAGACAGACAGAGAAATCCTTCTCCAGCTTCAGACATTCCTCAAATCCCAAAACCCCGTCGCCGAAAATCGCGGCAAATACACAGAATGGAATAGCGACGGCGACACGTGCGCGTGGCCGGGGGTCACGTGCGATAACTCCACAAACCGCGTGAGTAAAATCGACCTCTCCGGCTGCAACGTCGCCGGAGAGCTCTTCGCGAACTTCTCCGCCTTCACCGAGCTCTCTCACCTAGACCTTTCATCGAACACCATCGGCGGCATGATCCCCGACGACCTTGGCCGGTGCCGGAGCCTCAAATTTCTCAATTTATCGCACAATATCATCTACGGCGAGATCAACCTCACCGTCCTCGACAATCTGGAGATTCTCGATCTGTCGCAGAACAGAATTCAGGCGGCTATCCACCTCACCATTCCGGAAAATTGTACAAGCTTATTTGTGGCGAATATATCTAGCAATAACTTCACCGGAGAAGTGGGAGACATCTTTGTGAATTGCCGGAATCTGAAGTTTCTCGATCTCAGCTCGAATCAGTTGGAGGGAGACATATGGTCTGCATTTGATCGGATGGAGGAAATCTCGTTGTCACAAAACCGATTCTCCGGCGAAGTTTCCGCCTCGATTTTTTCCCCAAATTGCAGCTTGAGATCATTGGATTTTTCGGAGAATAACTTCACTGGAGAATTTCCTTCTCAAATCTCCAACTGTAGGGATTTGGTGATGCTGACTCTGTGGGGGAACAGTTTCACTGGACTAATCCCTAAGGAAATTGGATTTTTGCCTAAAATTAGGGCATTATATTTGGGGGGAAACAACTTTTCAAGAGAGATTCCAGAAAGTTTAGTAGGTTTAAGCAATTTGAAATTTCTTGATTTGAGCAGAAACAGCTTCGGAGGCGAAATTCAGGAGATTTTCGGCAGATTGAAGCAAGTCAAATTTCTTCTACTTCATAAGAATTCATATGTAGGTGGAATTCATACCTCCGGTGTTCTTCAGCTTCCAAACATTGTTAGATTTGATTTAAGCTACAATAACTTCTCCGGCCAGTTGCCGGTGGAGATTTCGCAGATGGCGAGCTTGAAATACCTAATTCTCGCCTACAACGGCTTCTCCGGCGGCATTCCTTCCGAATATGGAAAGCTCTCTGGAATTCAAGCGCTTGATCTTTCCTTCAATAGCCTCAACGGATCCATACCTAACACATTCGGCAACCTTAGATCGCTGATGTGGCTGATGCTCGCTAACAATTCGTTCTCCGGCGAGATCCCGCCGGAGTTAGGAAACTGCAGCAGCTTGCTATGGCTGAATTTGGCTAACAACAAGTTTTCCGGGGCGTTGCCGGTTGAATTAACGAGAATTGGTAGAGATGTCACGCCGACGTTCGTGCTGAATCGTCGTGAGAGCGACGAGATGCCGGCTGGCTCCGGCGAGTGCACGGCGATGAAGAGGTGGATTCCGGCGGATTATCCGCCTTTCAGCTTCGTCTACGACCTTCTCACGAGGAAGAAGTGTAGGATTTTGTGGGACCGGATTCTCAAAGGGTACGGTCTGTTTTCGGTGTGCTCTCCGGGATCGAACGTTCGGACGATGCAGATTTCTGGCTATGTCCAGCTCGGTGGAAATGAGTTTTCCGGTGAAATTCCGGCGGAGATTGGGGACATGTTGAATTTCAGTATGTTGCACTTTGGTATGAACCGGTTCAGCGGCGAGCTGCCTTCGGAGTTGGAGAGGATGCCGTTGATGGTGCTGAATGTCACGCGGAATGCCTTCTCTGGTGAGATACCGCCGGAGATAGGCAACCTCAAGTGCTTGCAGAATCTCGATTTGTCGTTCAATAACTTCTCCGGTTATTTTCCGGGTAGTTTGGACAACTTGAGTGATCTTACCAAGTTCAACATTTCTTACAATCCATATATATCCGGCTCTGTTCCCGCGATTGGACAGCTGGCGACGTTTGATAAGTGGGCGTTTCTTGGGGACCCCCTCCTCCGGCTGCCACCGTTCATCAGCAACGAGACGAATGGGCCCGGGAGGAGTAAGGGAGGGAGGAAGGATGAGCCAAGAGGAATAAATGTGTTTTTAGTGGTTTTGGCCTTGATTCTTGCTGTCTTAGTTTGTGGGATATTGACACTTATAGTGTGCCTGCTCATCAAGAAGATCCCTATCGAGTCGAGAGGATATCTCTTGGAGGAGTCCAAAGGCGTGTCAAGCTCAAGCTCGTCTTCGCCTTGGAGGTCGGACACGATCAAGGTCATTCGTTTGGACAAAACGGCCTTCACGCACTCGGATATCTTGAGGGCTACTAGGAGCTTCTCGGATGAGAGGATTATCGGCCGGGGAGGCTCTGGAACGGTTTACCGAGGCGTGCTGCCTGACGGTAGGGAGGTGGCGGTGAAGAAGCTGCAGTCGGAAGGtgtggagggagagagggagttCAGAGCTGAGATGGAGATGTTGAGTAGTAACGGACTCGGTTGGCCTCATCCGAACCTAGTCACACTCTACGGTTGGTGTCTGAACGGGTCGGAGAAGCTGCTCGTGTACGAGTACATGGAAGGGGGTAGCCTGGAGGATCACATCACTGACCGGATCGGCCTAAACTTGCAGAGGCGTCTTGAGGTCGCCATAGATGTGGCACAGGCGCTCATGTTCCTGCACCACGAGTGCTACCCGAGCATCGTGCACCGGGACGTCAAGGCCAGCAACGTGCTTCTCGACAAGGACGGGAAGGCCCGGGTGACTGACTTCGGGCTGGCCCGGGTCGTGGACGCGGGTGGAAGCCACGTCAGCACCATGGTGGCGGGGACCGTGGGCTATGTTGCGCCCGAGTACGGGCAAACGTGGCAGGCAACCACGAAAGGGGACGTGTATAGCTACGGTGTGCTGGTGATGGAGCTGGCCACTGGGAGGCGGGCGGTGGATGGTGGCGAGGAGTGTCTGGTCGAGTGGGCCAAGCGGGTGATGGGGGACGGGCAGAGACGACCGGGCGTGCCACTGCCTGTGGCTCTGCTCATATCTGGTCTAGTCGATGGAGCGGACAAGATGGGGGAGTTGCTTCGGATCGGGCTGTGGTGCACGGCGGAGACGCCACATGTTAGGCCTAACATGAAGGAGGTGTTGGCTATGTTGTTTAGAATTTCTTGCACAGAAAAGGATTTTGCACATGCTTCTAATTTCAATTGA
- the LOC121786443 gene encoding probable LRR receptor-like serine/threonine-protein kinase At1g74360 isoform X2, producing MSEDESDHLIRAAAASLLFFLLFTGELVIGQSSSLETDREILLQLQTFLKSQNPVAENRGKYTEWNSDGDTCAWPGVTCDNSTNRVSKIDLSGCNVAGELFANFSAFTELSHLDLSSNTIGGMIPDDLGRCRSLKFLNLSHNIIYGEINLTVLDNLEILDLSQNRIQAAIHLTIPENCTSLFVANISSNNFTGEVGDIFVNCRNLKFLDLSSNQLEGDIWSAFDRMEEISLSQNRFSGEVSASIFSPNCSLRSLDFSENNFTGEFPSQISNCRDLVMLTLWGNSFTGLIPKEIGFLPKIRALYLGGNNFSREIPESLVGLSNLKFLDLSRNSFGGEIQEIFGRLKQVKFLLLHKNSYVGGIHTSGVLQLPNIVRFDLSYNNFSGQLPVEISQMASLKYLILAYNGFSGGIPSEYGKLSGIQALDLSFNSLNGSIPNTFGNLRSLMWLMLANNSFSGEIPPELGNCSSLLWLNLANNKFSGALPVELTRIGRDVTPTFVLNRRESDEMPAGSGECTAMKRWIPADYPPFSFVYDLLTRKKCRILWDRILKGYGLFSVCSPGSNVRTMQISGYVQLGGNEFSGEIPAEIGDMLNFSMLHFGMNRFSGELPSELERMPLMVLNVTRNAFSGEIPPEIGNLKCLQNLDLSFNNFSGYFPGSLDNLSDLTKFNISYNPYISGSVPAIGQLATFDKWAFLGDPLLRLPPFISNETNGPGRSKGGRKDEPRGINVFLVVLALILAVLVCGILTLIVCLLIKKIPIESRGYLLEESKGVSSSSSSSPWRSDTIKVIRLDKTAFTHSDILRATRSFSDERIIGRGGSGTVYRGVLPDGREVAVKKLQSEGVEGEREFRAEMEMLSSNGLGWPHPNLVTLYGWCLNGSEKLLVYEYMEGGSLEDHITDRIGLNLQRRLEVAIDVAQALMFLHHECYPSIVHRDVKASNVLLDKDGKARVTDFGLARVVDAGGSHVSTMVAGTVGYVAPEYGQTWQATTKGDVYSYGVLVMELATGRRAVDGGEECLVEWAKRVMGDGQRRPGVPLPVALLISGLVDGADKMGELLRIGLWCTAETPHVRPNMKEVLAMLFRISCTEKDFAHASNFN from the exons ATGTCAGAAGACGAATCAGATCACCTCatccgcgccgccgccgcctctctcctcttcttcctcctcttc ACAGGGGAGCTCGTGATTGGCCAATCATCATCGCTAGAGACAGACAGAGAAATCCTTCTCCAGCTTCAGACATTCCTCAAATCCCAAAACCCCGTCGCCGAAAATCGCGGCAAATACACAGAATGGAATAGCGACGGCGACACGTGCGCGTGGCCGGGGGTCACGTGCGATAACTCCACAAACCGCGTGAGTAAAATCGACCTCTCCGGCTGCAACGTCGCCGGAGAGCTCTTCGCGAACTTCTCCGCCTTCACCGAGCTCTCTCACCTAGACCTTTCATCGAACACCATCGGCGGCATGATCCCCGACGACCTTGGCCGGTGCCGGAGCCTCAAATTTCTCAATTTATCGCACAATATCATCTACGGCGAGATCAACCTCACCGTCCTCGACAATCTGGAGATTCTCGATCTGTCGCAGAACAGAATTCAGGCGGCTATCCACCTCACCATTCCGGAAAATTGTACAAGCTTATTTGTGGCGAATATATCTAGCAATAACTTCACCGGAGAAGTGGGAGACATCTTTGTGAATTGCCGGAATCTGAAGTTTCTCGATCTCAGCTCGAATCAGTTGGAGGGAGACATATGGTCTGCATTTGATCGGATGGAGGAAATCTCGTTGTCACAAAACCGATTCTCCGGCGAAGTTTCCGCCTCGATTTTTTCCCCAAATTGCAGCTTGAGATCATTGGATTTTTCGGAGAATAACTTCACTGGAGAATTTCCTTCTCAAATCTCCAACTGTAGGGATTTGGTGATGCTGACTCTGTGGGGGAACAGTTTCACTGGACTAATCCCTAAGGAAATTGGATTTTTGCCTAAAATTAGGGCATTATATTTGGGGGGAAACAACTTTTCAAGAGAGATTCCAGAAAGTTTAGTAGGTTTAAGCAATTTGAAATTTCTTGATTTGAGCAGAAACAGCTTCGGAGGCGAAATTCAGGAGATTTTCGGCAGATTGAAGCAAGTCAAATTTCTTCTACTTCATAAGAATTCATATGTAGGTGGAATTCATACCTCCGGTGTTCTTCAGCTTCCAAACATTGTTAGATTTGATTTAAGCTACAATAACTTCTCCGGCCAGTTGCCGGTGGAGATTTCGCAGATGGCGAGCTTGAAATACCTAATTCTCGCCTACAACGGCTTCTCCGGCGGCATTCCTTCCGAATATGGAAAGCTCTCTGGAATTCAAGCGCTTGATCTTTCCTTCAATAGCCTCAACGGATCCATACCTAACACATTCGGCAACCTTAGATCGCTGATGTGGCTGATGCTCGCTAACAATTCGTTCTCCGGCGAGATCCCGCCGGAGTTAGGAAACTGCAGCAGCTTGCTATGGCTGAATTTGGCTAACAACAAGTTTTCCGGGGCGTTGCCGGTTGAATTAACGAGAATTGGTAGAGATGTCACGCCGACGTTCGTGCTGAATCGTCGTGAGAGCGACGAGATGCCGGCTGGCTCCGGCGAGTGCACGGCGATGAAGAGGTGGATTCCGGCGGATTATCCGCCTTTCAGCTTCGTCTACGACCTTCTCACGAGGAAGAAGTGTAGGATTTTGTGGGACCGGATTCTCAAAGGGTACGGTCTGTTTTCGGTGTGCTCTCCGGGATCGAACGTTCGGACGATGCAGATTTCTGGCTATGTCCAGCTCGGTGGAAATGAGTTTTCCGGTGAAATTCCGGCGGAGATTGGGGACATGTTGAATTTCAGTATGTTGCACTTTGGTATGAACCGGTTCAGCGGCGAGCTGCCTTCGGAGTTGGAGAGGATGCCGTTGATGGTGCTGAATGTCACGCGGAATGCCTTCTCTGGTGAGATACCGCCGGAGATAGGCAACCTCAAGTGCTTGCAGAATCTCGATTTGTCGTTCAATAACTTCTCCGGTTATTTTCCGGGTAGTTTGGACAACTTGAGTGATCTTACCAAGTTCAACATTTCTTACAATCCATATATATCCGGCTCTGTTCCCGCGATTGGACAGCTGGCGACGTTTGATAAGTGGGCGTTTCTTGGGGACCCCCTCCTCCGGCTGCCACCGTTCATCAGCAACGAGACGAATGGGCCCGGGAGGAGTAAGGGAGGGAGGAAGGATGAGCCAAGAGGAATAAATGTGTTTTTAGTGGTTTTGGCCTTGATTCTTGCTGTCTTAGTTTGTGGGATATTGACACTTATAGTGTGCCTGCTCATCAAGAAGATCCCTATCGAGTCGAGAGGATATCTCTTGGAGGAGTCCAAAGGCGTGTCAAGCTCAAGCTCGTCTTCGCCTTGGAGGTCGGACACGATCAAGGTCATTCGTTTGGACAAAACGGCCTTCACGCACTCGGATATCTTGAGGGCTACTAGGAGCTTCTCGGATGAGAGGATTATCGGCCGGGGAGGCTCTGGAACGGTTTACCGAGGCGTGCTGCCTGACGGTAGGGAGGTGGCGGTGAAGAAGCTGCAGTCGGAAGGtgtggagggagagagggagttCAGAGCTGAGATGGAGATGTTGAGTAGTAACGGACTCGGTTGGCCTCATCCGAACCTAGTCACACTCTACGGTTGGTGTCTGAACGGGTCGGAGAAGCTGCTCGTGTACGAGTACATGGAAGGGGGTAGCCTGGAGGATCACATCACTGACCGGATCGGCCTAAACTTGCAGAGGCGTCTTGAGGTCGCCATAGATGTGGCACAGGCGCTCATGTTCCTGCACCACGAGTGCTACCCGAGCATCGTGCACCGGGACGTCAAGGCCAGCAACGTGCTTCTCGACAAGGACGGGAAGGCCCGGGTGACTGACTTCGGGCTGGCCCGGGTCGTGGACGCGGGTGGAAGCCACGTCAGCACCATGGTGGCGGGGACCGTGGGCTATGTTGCGCCCGAGTACGGGCAAACGTGGCAGGCAACCACGAAAGGGGACGTGTATAGCTACGGTGTGCTGGTGATGGAGCTGGCCACTGGGAGGCGGGCGGTGGATGGTGGCGAGGAGTGTCTGGTCGAGTGGGCCAAGCGGGTGATGGGGGACGGGCAGAGACGACCGGGCGTGCCACTGCCTGTGGCTCTGCTCATATCTGGTCTAGTCGATGGAGCGGACAAGATGGGGGAGTTGCTTCGGATCGGGCTGTGGTGCACGGCGGAGACGCCACATGTTAGGCCTAACATGAAGGAGGTGTTGGCTATGTTGTTTAGAATTTCTTGCACAGAAAAGGATTTTGCACATGCTTCTAATTTCAATTGA
- the LOC121786443 gene encoding probable LRR receptor-like serine/threonine-protein kinase At1g74360 isoform X3 — protein MSEDESDHLIRAAAASLLFFLLFTGELVIGQSSSLETDREILLQLQTFLKSQNPVAENRGKYTEWNSDGDTCAWPGVTCDNSTNRVSKIDLSGCNVAGELFANFSAFTELSHLDLSSNTIGGMIPDDLGRCRSLKFLNLSHNIIYGEINLTVLDNLEILDLSQNRIQAAIHLTIPENCTSLFVANISSNNFTGEVGDIFVNCRNLKFLDLSSNQLEGDIWSAFDRMEEISLSQNRFSGEVSASIFSPNCSLRSLDFSENNFTGEFPSQISNCRDLVMLTLWGNSFTGLIPKEIGFLPKIRALYLGGNNFSREIPESLVGLSNLKFLDLSRNSFGGEIQEIFGRLKQVKFLLLHKNSYVGGIHTSGVLQLPNIVRFDLSYNNFSGQLPVEISQMASLKYLILAYNGFSGGIPSEYGKLSGIQALDLSFNSLNGSIPNTFGNLRSLMWLMLANNSFSGEIPPELGNCSSLLWLNLANNKFSGALPVELTRIGRDVTPTFVLNRRESDEMPAGSGECTAMKRWIPADYPPFSFVYDLLTRKKCRILWDRILKGYGLFSVCSPGSNVRTMQISGYVQLGGNEFSGEIPAEIGDMLNFSMLHFGMNRFSGELPSELERMPLMVLNVTRNAFSGEIPPEIGNLKCLQNLDLSFNNFSGYFPGSLDNLSDLTKFNISYNPYISGSVPAIGQLATFDKWAFLGDPLLRLPPFISNETNGPGRSKGGRKDEPRGINVFLVVLALILAVLVCGILTLIVCLLIKKIPIESRGYLLEESKGVSSSSSSSPWRSDTIKVIRLDKTAFTHSDILRATRSFSDERIIGRGGSGTVYRGVLPDGREVAVKKLQSEGVEGEREFRAEMEMLSSNGLGWPHPNLVTLYGWCLNGSEKLLVYEYMEGGSLEDHITDRIGLNLQRRLEVAIDVAQALMFLHHECYPSIVHRDVKASNVLLDKDGKARVTDFGLARVVDAGGSHVSTMVAGTVGYVAPEYGQTWQATTKGDVYSYGVLVMELATGRRAVDGGEECLVEWAKRVMGDGQRRPGVPLPVALLISGLVDGADKMGELLRIGLWCTAETPHVRPNMKEVLAMLFRISCTEKDFAHASNFN, from the exons ATGTCAGAAGACGAATCAGATCACCTCatccgcgccgccgccgcctctctcctcttcttcctcctcttcacAG GGGAGCTCGTGATTGGCCAATCATCATCGCTAGAGACAGACAGAGAAATCCTTCTCCAGCTTCAGACATTCCTCAAATCCCAAAACCCCGTCGCCGAAAATCGCGGCAAATACACAGAATGGAATAGCGACGGCGACACGTGCGCGTGGCCGGGGGTCACGTGCGATAACTCCACAAACCGCGTGAGTAAAATCGACCTCTCCGGCTGCAACGTCGCCGGAGAGCTCTTCGCGAACTTCTCCGCCTTCACCGAGCTCTCTCACCTAGACCTTTCATCGAACACCATCGGCGGCATGATCCCCGACGACCTTGGCCGGTGCCGGAGCCTCAAATTTCTCAATTTATCGCACAATATCATCTACGGCGAGATCAACCTCACCGTCCTCGACAATCTGGAGATTCTCGATCTGTCGCAGAACAGAATTCAGGCGGCTATCCACCTCACCATTCCGGAAAATTGTACAAGCTTATTTGTGGCGAATATATCTAGCAATAACTTCACCGGAGAAGTGGGAGACATCTTTGTGAATTGCCGGAATCTGAAGTTTCTCGATCTCAGCTCGAATCAGTTGGAGGGAGACATATGGTCTGCATTTGATCGGATGGAGGAAATCTCGTTGTCACAAAACCGATTCTCCGGCGAAGTTTCCGCCTCGATTTTTTCCCCAAATTGCAGCTTGAGATCATTGGATTTTTCGGAGAATAACTTCACTGGAGAATTTCCTTCTCAAATCTCCAACTGTAGGGATTTGGTGATGCTGACTCTGTGGGGGAACAGTTTCACTGGACTAATCCCTAAGGAAATTGGATTTTTGCCTAAAATTAGGGCATTATATTTGGGGGGAAACAACTTTTCAAGAGAGATTCCAGAAAGTTTAGTAGGTTTAAGCAATTTGAAATTTCTTGATTTGAGCAGAAACAGCTTCGGAGGCGAAATTCAGGAGATTTTCGGCAGATTGAAGCAAGTCAAATTTCTTCTACTTCATAAGAATTCATATGTAGGTGGAATTCATACCTCCGGTGTTCTTCAGCTTCCAAACATTGTTAGATTTGATTTAAGCTACAATAACTTCTCCGGCCAGTTGCCGGTGGAGATTTCGCAGATGGCGAGCTTGAAATACCTAATTCTCGCCTACAACGGCTTCTCCGGCGGCATTCCTTCCGAATATGGAAAGCTCTCTGGAATTCAAGCGCTTGATCTTTCCTTCAATAGCCTCAACGGATCCATACCTAACACATTCGGCAACCTTAGATCGCTGATGTGGCTGATGCTCGCTAACAATTCGTTCTCCGGCGAGATCCCGCCGGAGTTAGGAAACTGCAGCAGCTTGCTATGGCTGAATTTGGCTAACAACAAGTTTTCCGGGGCGTTGCCGGTTGAATTAACGAGAATTGGTAGAGATGTCACGCCGACGTTCGTGCTGAATCGTCGTGAGAGCGACGAGATGCCGGCTGGCTCCGGCGAGTGCACGGCGATGAAGAGGTGGATTCCGGCGGATTATCCGCCTTTCAGCTTCGTCTACGACCTTCTCACGAGGAAGAAGTGTAGGATTTTGTGGGACCGGATTCTCAAAGGGTACGGTCTGTTTTCGGTGTGCTCTCCGGGATCGAACGTTCGGACGATGCAGATTTCTGGCTATGTCCAGCTCGGTGGAAATGAGTTTTCCGGTGAAATTCCGGCGGAGATTGGGGACATGTTGAATTTCAGTATGTTGCACTTTGGTATGAACCGGTTCAGCGGCGAGCTGCCTTCGGAGTTGGAGAGGATGCCGTTGATGGTGCTGAATGTCACGCGGAATGCCTTCTCTGGTGAGATACCGCCGGAGATAGGCAACCTCAAGTGCTTGCAGAATCTCGATTTGTCGTTCAATAACTTCTCCGGTTATTTTCCGGGTAGTTTGGACAACTTGAGTGATCTTACCAAGTTCAACATTTCTTACAATCCATATATATCCGGCTCTGTTCCCGCGATTGGACAGCTGGCGACGTTTGATAAGTGGGCGTTTCTTGGGGACCCCCTCCTCCGGCTGCCACCGTTCATCAGCAACGAGACGAATGGGCCCGGGAGGAGTAAGGGAGGGAGGAAGGATGAGCCAAGAGGAATAAATGTGTTTTTAGTGGTTTTGGCCTTGATTCTTGCTGTCTTAGTTTGTGGGATATTGACACTTATAGTGTGCCTGCTCATCAAGAAGATCCCTATCGAGTCGAGAGGATATCTCTTGGAGGAGTCCAAAGGCGTGTCAAGCTCAAGCTCGTCTTCGCCTTGGAGGTCGGACACGATCAAGGTCATTCGTTTGGACAAAACGGCCTTCACGCACTCGGATATCTTGAGGGCTACTAGGAGCTTCTCGGATGAGAGGATTATCGGCCGGGGAGGCTCTGGAACGGTTTACCGAGGCGTGCTGCCTGACGGTAGGGAGGTGGCGGTGAAGAAGCTGCAGTCGGAAGGtgtggagggagagagggagttCAGAGCTGAGATGGAGATGTTGAGTAGTAACGGACTCGGTTGGCCTCATCCGAACCTAGTCACACTCTACGGTTGGTGTCTGAACGGGTCGGAGAAGCTGCTCGTGTACGAGTACATGGAAGGGGGTAGCCTGGAGGATCACATCACTGACCGGATCGGCCTAAACTTGCAGAGGCGTCTTGAGGTCGCCATAGATGTGGCACAGGCGCTCATGTTCCTGCACCACGAGTGCTACCCGAGCATCGTGCACCGGGACGTCAAGGCCAGCAACGTGCTTCTCGACAAGGACGGGAAGGCCCGGGTGACTGACTTCGGGCTGGCCCGGGTCGTGGACGCGGGTGGAAGCCACGTCAGCACCATGGTGGCGGGGACCGTGGGCTATGTTGCGCCCGAGTACGGGCAAACGTGGCAGGCAACCACGAAAGGGGACGTGTATAGCTACGGTGTGCTGGTGATGGAGCTGGCCACTGGGAGGCGGGCGGTGGATGGTGGCGAGGAGTGTCTGGTCGAGTGGGCCAAGCGGGTGATGGGGGACGGGCAGAGACGACCGGGCGTGCCACTGCCTGTGGCTCTGCTCATATCTGGTCTAGTCGATGGAGCGGACAAGATGGGGGAGTTGCTTCGGATCGGGCTGTGGTGCACGGCGGAGACGCCACATGTTAGGCCTAACATGAAGGAGGTGTTGGCTATGTTGTTTAGAATTTCTTGCACAGAAAAGGATTTTGCACATGCTTCTAATTTCAATTGA